A genomic stretch from Dehalococcoidales bacterium includes:
- a CDS encoding ATP-binding protein encodes PNLGDPTLADAICDRLLHNAYRIELRGDSMRTRSLAESRRNEGKEAAANDR; translated from the coding sequence ATCCAAATCTCGGCGACCCCACCCTGGCCGATGCTATCTGTGACCGGCTGCTGCACAACGCCTACCGGATAGAGCTTAGAGGTGATTCCATGCGCACAAGGTCACTGGCAGAGAGCAGGAGAAACGAGGGAAAGGAGGCTGCTGCAAATGACCGGTAA